The Medicago truncatula cultivar Jemalong A17 chromosome 4, MtrunA17r5.0-ANR, whole genome shotgun sequence genome includes a region encoding these proteins:
- the LOC11406897 gene encoding uncharacterized protein gives MATTPASVKSQPLHNFSLPFLKWGGTGKNNTNATNHHRSRRPPDHASEPDSEPDSRPHRLGSRTARNRFGFASSSSQRQAPPTPSSNNETDDNAGDRKRDAEDDAEAGGGAEEIVQKPWNLRPRKPMIPRGGFEIGAGGSRNNNGGELQEGVNGENPAPKSLRLRGFADTNCGEKKEKRKFWIALSKDEIEEDIFVMTGSRPNRRPRKRAKNVQKQMDNVFPGLWLVGITADAYRVADTPTKR, from the exons TTTCTCAAATGGGGCGGCACCGGAAAAAACAACACTAACGCCACCAACCACCACCGTTCCCGTCGTCCACCCGATCATGCTTCCGAGCCTGATTCCGAACCTGACTCCCGTCCTCACCGACTCGGATCCCGAACCGCGAGAAACCGATTCGGATTTGCTTCTTCCTCCTCTCAGAGACAAGCTCCCCCGACGCCGTCGTCGAACAACGAAACCGATGACAACGCCGGTGACAGAAAACGCGACGCTGAAGACGATGCTGAAGCTGGTGGTGGAGCGGAGGAGATAGTGCAGAAGCCGTGGAATTTGAGGCCGAGGAAGCCGATGATACCGAGAGGCGGGTTTGAGATCGGAGCAGGAGGTTCTAGAAACAACAACGGTGGAGAATTGCAGGAAGGTGTTAACGGTGAGAATCCAGCTCCGAAATCGCTGAGGCTCAGGGGTTTTGCTGATACAAACTGTGGTGAGAAGAAGGAAAAGAGGAAATTCTGGATCGCTCTTTCGAAGGATGAGATCGAAGAGGATATTTTTGTCATGACTGGTTCTAGGCCCAATCGTAGGCCCAGAAAGAGGGCCAAGAATGTTCAGAAACAAATGGAT aATGTTTTTCCTGGATTATGGTTAGTGGGTATAACTGCTGATGCTTATAGGGTAGCTGATACACCAACAAAG AGGTAG